From the genome of Nitrospira lenta, one region includes:
- a CDS encoding tetratricopeptide repeat protein: MPESDVPEPTLNDVAAEAYERGLALRKAGLFKQSIEQFQKAVNDPVFALKAYAQIGLSQKSCDRYADAVAAFRNALKSPGASTKDIVQILYVLGRTLESLDRIAEALEAYRWLRREDPLYRDVGERIDALSMRRTQAEPRSTQNNPKAETRQQLHAWQNLLRNVK, translated from the coding sequence ATGCCTGAGTCAGACGTTCCCGAACCAACCCTCAACGATGTCGCTGCCGAAGCGTACGAACGGGGCCTTGCCTTGCGGAAAGCCGGCCTCTTCAAGCAGTCGATCGAGCAATTCCAAAAAGCCGTGAACGATCCTGTTTTCGCCCTGAAAGCCTATGCGCAAATCGGACTCTCTCAAAAGTCCTGTGATCGATACGCCGATGCGGTCGCGGCCTTTCGCAATGCGCTCAAGTCACCCGGGGCATCGACCAAAGACATCGTGCAGATCTTGTATGTGCTCGGCCGCACCCTCGAATCGCTCGACCGAATTGCCGAAGCCCTCGAAGCCTATCGCTGGCTCAGGCGGGAAGACCCGCTGTATCGGGATGTTGGAGAACGTATCGATGCGCTGAGCATGAGACGGACCCAGGCTGAGCCGCGATCTACACAAAACAACCCGAAAGCGGAAACCAGGCAGCAGCTTCATGCCTGGCAGAACCTCCTGCGGAACGTCAAGTAA
- the gmd gene encoding GDP-mannose 4,6-dehydratase gives MKKALITGITGQDGSYLAEFLLAKGYEVYGIIRRSSSFNTGRIDPIYEDPHVPNARLKLVYGDLNDASSLNHIIRTIQPDEIYNLGAQSHVRVSFDIPEYTGEITGLGAIRLLEAIRESGLTPKFYQASSSEMYGKVLEVPQRETTPFYPRSPYGAAKVYAYWITVNYREAYNLFACNGILFNHESPRRGETFVTRKITQAAARIKLGIQKDLFLGNLDAKRDWGFAGDYIEAMWMMLQADKPDDYVVATGETHTVKEFLELTFDRLKLDWKQYVKIDAKYYRPTEVDLLIGDPAKAHKELGWKPKVGFHELVNMMVDADLAAEKEKLDGTRKKG, from the coding sequence GTGAAGAAAGCCTTGATCACCGGCATTACCGGGCAAGATGGATCCTATCTCGCCGAATTTCTTCTGGCCAAGGGATATGAAGTCTACGGAATCATTCGCCGATCCAGCTCGTTCAACACCGGCCGGATCGATCCCATCTATGAAGACCCGCACGTACCTAACGCCCGACTCAAACTCGTCTACGGGGATTTAAATGATGCGAGTTCTCTCAATCACATCATCCGCACAATCCAGCCGGATGAAATCTACAATCTCGGAGCACAGAGCCACGTGCGAGTGAGCTTTGATATTCCCGAATATACCGGTGAAATTACCGGCCTGGGTGCCATTCGCCTCTTAGAGGCCATTCGTGAATCGGGACTGACACCGAAGTTTTACCAAGCCTCATCGAGCGAAATGTACGGTAAGGTGTTGGAAGTGCCGCAACGGGAAACCACCCCCTTTTATCCACGCAGTCCTTACGGCGCGGCCAAAGTCTATGCGTACTGGATCACGGTAAACTATCGAGAGGCATACAATCTGTTTGCTTGTAACGGTATTCTCTTCAATCACGAGTCGCCGCGTCGAGGCGAAACCTTCGTGACCCGCAAAATCACCCAAGCCGCCGCGCGCATCAAGCTGGGCATCCAGAAGGATCTTTTCCTCGGTAACCTTGATGCTAAGCGCGATTGGGGGTTTGCCGGCGACTATATCGAAGCCATGTGGATGATGCTGCAGGCCGACAAGCCGGACGACTATGTCGTGGCAACAGGGGAGACGCACACCGTCAAGGAGTTCCTCGAACTGACCTTCGACCGGCTCAAGCTGGACTGGAAGCAATATGTAAAGATTGATGCCAAGTACTATCGCCCAACCGAAGTCGACCTCCTGATCGGCGATCCTGCGAAAGCCCACAAAGAGCTTGGCTGGAAACCCAAGGTCGGCTTCCACGAGCTCGTCAATATGATGGTCGACGCCGACCTCGCAGCCGAAAAAGAAAAGTTGGATGGAACGAGGAAGAAGGGATAA
- a CDS encoding GDP-L-fucose synthase family protein, with protein MTAFWTDKRVVVTGGAGFLGSFVVEQLHAKGCKNLVIPRSTDYDLVQMDAVKQLYSDARPDLVIHLAARVGGIGANQANPGRFFYDNLMMGTQLIEVGRQTGLKKFVALGTICAYPKFAPIPFKEDDIWNGYPEETNAPYGLAKKMMLAQSQAYRQQYGFNSIVLFPVNLYGPRDNFDLKTSHVIPALIRKFAEAKESEKDYVELWGDGSPSREFLYVEDAAEGILLAAEQYNDSLPVNLGTGEEVAIRDLAELIAKEVGFAGPIKWDTTKPNGQPRRCLDVTRAKELFGFQARHRLREGLKKTVQWFQDNRSTLREVQF; from the coding sequence ATGACTGCCTTTTGGACGGACAAACGCGTCGTCGTCACCGGTGGAGCGGGGTTTTTGGGCTCATTCGTCGTCGAACAACTGCATGCCAAAGGGTGCAAGAACCTCGTCATCCCGCGGAGCACAGATTACGACCTAGTCCAGATGGACGCCGTCAAACAACTCTACAGTGATGCAAGACCGGATCTCGTCATCCATCTGGCGGCGCGTGTCGGCGGCATCGGTGCCAACCAGGCCAATCCTGGCCGGTTCTTCTATGACAACTTGATGATGGGCACCCAGCTCATCGAAGTGGGACGCCAGACGGGACTCAAGAAATTCGTGGCGCTCGGCACCATCTGCGCCTATCCCAAGTTCGCTCCCATTCCCTTCAAAGAAGACGACATCTGGAACGGCTATCCCGAAGAAACGAATGCCCCCTACGGCCTTGCAAAAAAAATGATGCTTGCGCAGTCCCAGGCCTACCGCCAACAGTATGGTTTTAATTCCATCGTCTTGTTTCCGGTCAACCTCTATGGACCACGCGATAATTTTGACCTGAAGACCTCCCATGTGATCCCGGCGCTTATCCGGAAATTTGCCGAAGCCAAAGAGTCAGAAAAAGACTACGTCGAACTATGGGGCGATGGATCACCGAGCCGGGAATTCCTCTATGTCGAAGATGCGGCAGAAGGCATTCTCCTTGCCGCTGAACAATACAACGACAGCCTGCCCGTCAATCTGGGAACAGGGGAGGAAGTCGCCATTCGTGATCTGGCGGAACTCATCGCCAAAGAGGTCGGCTTTGCCGGTCCCATCAAATGGGACACCACCAAACCAAACGGCCAGCCACGCCGCTGCCTCGACGTCACCCGCGCTAAAGAACTCTTTGGATTCCAGGCGCGCCATCGGCTGCGTGAAGGGCTCAAGAAGACCGTCCAATGGTTCCAAGACAACCGCAGTACACTGCGTGAAGTGCAGTTCTGA
- a CDS encoding DUF4832 domain-containing protein — protein sequence MSRRQVVSIIMFSYFTIFSASIGASEIHKYEESTARLIAPERGFYKYFHQNEYGFPEYIDLVHNRDFTWVRKSGFSLVAARISLEKYRYSDISEEFLKQLDEGFRAIRAGGVKVVLRFNYNNGNTPGADTSLPWMLRHIMQLRGVLNANADVIAVVQAGFIGAWGEWHSSTHGLDNSEARRAVLEALLDSLPRERSVQLRTPQYKENIYGPPLLEAKAYTNSHTSRTGHHNDCIFASENDLTYPLGKIAYYTEYVAQDSLFVPMGGETCKKYPPRTNCAVAQSVLKQLHYSYLNNNYLQEVIDNWRSEGCYEEIDTHLGYRLVVREAIFDKTTKVGSVLNIEALLENTGWAPPFNPRRVIVTLESLNGVLVKSELTPDARRLQPGKTTKLGATIRLPQDMKSGEYTIYLSAPDSDPKLHNRYEYAIPFANIDYQLTEARLPLGQVTIVGR from the coding sequence ATGAGCCGGCGGCAAGTGGTCTCGATAATAATGTTTTCATACTTCACAATATTCAGTGCAAGTATTGGTGCATCAGAAATTCATAAATACGAAGAGAGCACGGCAAGACTAATTGCCCCTGAGCGAGGATTTTACAAGTACTTTCACCAGAATGAGTACGGCTTTCCAGAGTACATTGATCTTGTCCATAATCGTGACTTTACCTGGGTACGAAAGAGCGGTTTCAGTCTCGTAGCAGCTCGTATTTCTCTAGAGAAATATCGCTATAGCGACATTTCGGAAGAGTTTCTCAAGCAACTCGACGAAGGATTCAGAGCGATTAGGGCTGGAGGCGTCAAAGTAGTTCTTCGCTTTAACTATAATAATGGAAATACGCCTGGAGCGGACACCAGTCTGCCATGGATGCTACGGCATATCATGCAGCTCCGCGGCGTTCTTAATGCCAATGCTGATGTTATTGCCGTTGTCCAGGCAGGATTCATAGGAGCATGGGGAGAGTGGCACTCGTCAACACACGGTTTAGATAATAGTGAAGCTCGCAGAGCTGTACTAGAAGCACTACTGGATTCCCTGCCGAGGGAGCGCAGCGTTCAACTGCGTACACCTCAATACAAGGAAAACATTTACGGACCACCGCTTCTCGAAGCCAAGGCATACACCAATAGCCACACATCCCGAACAGGCCACCACAATGATTGTATTTTTGCGAGCGAGAACGACTTAACCTATCCACTAGGCAAGATTGCGTACTACACGGAGTACGTTGCTCAAGATAGCCTCTTTGTTCCAATGGGAGGGGAAACTTGCAAGAAATACCCCCCGCGTACCAACTGCGCCGTCGCACAATCTGTACTAAAACAACTCCACTACAGCTATCTCAATAACAACTATTTGCAGGAAGTAATCGACAACTGGCGGTCTGAGGGTTGTTACGAAGAAATCGATACTCATTTAGGGTATCGATTAGTTGTTCGTGAGGCCATATTTGATAAGACTACAAAAGTAGGGTCGGTTCTTAATATAGAGGCCTTGCTAGAAAATACTGGTTGGGCTCCACCTTTTAATCCCAGAAGGGTCATTGTAACCCTAGAATCCCTCAATGGCGTACTAGTGAAATCCGAATTAACACCAGACGCCCGGAGACTGCAGCCCGGGAAAACAACAAAACTCGGAGCGACAATTCGCCTGCCCCAAGACATGAAAAGCGGAGAATACACTATTTATCTTTCAGCCCCTGATTCAGACCCCAAGCTCCACAACCGCTACGAATACGCAATCCCATTCGCCAATATAGATTACCAGCTAACGGAAGCGCGCCTCCCTCTAGGGCAAGTGACAATCGTTGGCCGGTAG
- a CDS encoding oligosaccharide flippase family protein, whose product MTHGLKDTLLIAIGSTTGQLMVVVSMPFITRLYGPGEMGLYAVFTASVGLFATVVAFHYELAIPLSKCDLHARLLTKLALLVAFVVGLLLLGVVIATGDSALKLLGTPELTSIEWLLPISLFATSLVTVLTYRAIRFKTFRLTAAGKALQGVVQSGAQIGYGLLGFGASGLIYGTIMGQCIAIYILGQSGFWQEITRGWSSHKSKFIVLAGRHKNFPMVSTPSSFINAAVAQLPTIALAAWFDIRVVGLYALGIRILQVPMRFIGDSLSQVFFSMAAEAHRNGSLENVVTKTWRVQTTFALHSFVPLAIIAPELFGTVFGQEWREAGVYTQLIMPWIMVSFISTSLSILVTVLQKQKQEFLFQLVYLSVLPGALWLGRAGASEHLAIGSLGIAASILLTCKIIWLLHIAGVNLAPQALWLSREVLYVTSVAVVLLIVKTLAGSELFTVLAAATLVLATHSVNYLLRKTYVF is encoded by the coding sequence ATAACGCACGGACTAAAAGACACACTCTTGATCGCTATTGGTTCAACGACCGGGCAGTTGATGGTTGTTGTCAGCATGCCATTTATTACTCGGCTATACGGGCCTGGCGAGATGGGCTTGTACGCCGTATTTACTGCGTCGGTTGGCTTATTTGCGACCGTGGTTGCATTCCACTATGAGCTGGCAATCCCACTTTCCAAATGTGATCTGCACGCACGGTTGCTGACAAAACTAGCACTTCTAGTTGCCTTCGTCGTGGGGCTTCTGTTGTTAGGTGTCGTTATCGCCACTGGTGACTCAGCGCTTAAGTTGCTAGGCACGCCGGAACTGACATCCATTGAATGGCTTCTCCCAATAAGCCTGTTCGCAACAAGTTTAGTCACAGTTCTAACGTATCGCGCTATAAGGTTTAAAACGTTTCGGTTAACTGCCGCAGGAAAGGCACTACAAGGAGTTGTTCAATCTGGGGCGCAGATAGGTTACGGGCTTTTAGGATTCGGCGCGAGCGGTCTGATCTACGGGACAATCATGGGACAATGCATCGCAATATACATATTGGGACAAAGCGGGTTTTGGCAGGAGATCACACGTGGATGGTCATCTCACAAATCGAAATTCATTGTGCTTGCAGGAAGGCACAAGAACTTTCCGATGGTAAGCACCCCATCAAGCTTCATAAATGCGGCCGTGGCACAGCTACCAACTATTGCGCTCGCAGCCTGGTTCGACATACGAGTTGTTGGGCTCTATGCCCTCGGGATTCGCATTCTCCAGGTGCCAATGAGATTCATAGGTGACTCCCTATCCCAAGTATTTTTCAGCATGGCAGCTGAAGCCCATCGTAACGGTTCCCTTGAAAACGTCGTCACAAAGACATGGCGAGTCCAGACGACTTTCGCACTGCACTCGTTCGTGCCTTTGGCGATAATTGCACCAGAACTGTTTGGTACGGTATTTGGTCAAGAATGGCGTGAAGCAGGAGTGTACACCCAGTTAATCATGCCGTGGATCATGGTGTCATTTATCTCAACATCATTATCCATATTAGTAACCGTGTTACAAAAACAAAAGCAGGAATTTCTTTTTCAGCTTGTTTACCTAAGCGTCCTCCCTGGCGCACTGTGGCTGGGTCGTGCAGGGGCAAGTGAGCACCTGGCTATAGGGTCTCTTGGCATAGCAGCATCAATACTACTGACGTGCAAGATCATTTGGCTATTGCATATTGCCGGCGTAAACCTAGCCCCTCAAGCCCTATGGCTATCGCGAGAAGTACTGTATGTAACATCCGTCGCGGTTGTGCTTCTGATTGTGAAAACCCTGGCTGGCTCAGAACTGTTTACGGTCCTCGCTGCCGCCACATTAGTGCTGGCTACTCACAGCGTCAATTACCTGTTGAGGAAAACATATGTATTCTGA
- a CDS encoding glycosyltransferase family 4 protein, translating to MYSESASTKTSTRVVYVVFEPSGGMRHYAESLSSAMSTIADCRVVEPGGLEGFRISDDRFMTKIIKKYNPLYYRRLADTIIRQFEPQLVHITSSSIGLMPFIARLRQQNIQVVYTIHDPDPHERKKRLWDMLVERYQYTLQMPRILSNCSASHVHTEGHVNTLRMKYGNQRTDKAYIVQHGGGATTAILSGTDIPKELQEESDLFTFLFFGRIEPYKGLSILLSAFDKLVESNFCGRLVIAGAGAIKEDIRLPSGQCILINRFIKDTEIRSILERASVVVLPYVSATQSGVIPLAYEFSRPVICSDIGGLPEMVIAGQTGLMVPPGDVDALANAMRSLAEDQDVTRKMGEKARAHMTQHFSWKTVAHQHRAKYATLLTGIEAQRSTDWDTQRNAD from the coding sequence ATGTATTCTGAATCCGCCTCCACAAAAACATCAACAAGAGTTGTTTATGTCGTTTTCGAACCCAGTGGAGGGATGCGGCACTATGCTGAGTCTCTATCTTCAGCAATGTCTACCATTGCTGATTGCAGAGTTGTGGAACCGGGGGGCCTAGAAGGATTTCGTATTTCAGATGATAGATTCATGACGAAAATCATAAAGAAATACAACCCGCTCTACTACCGCCGATTGGCAGACACGATAATCAGACAGTTCGAACCTCAACTTGTTCACATAACTAGCTCATCTATTGGATTGATGCCCTTCATTGCGCGCCTGCGGCAACAGAACATTCAGGTGGTATACACAATACACGATCCAGATCCGCACGAGCGTAAGAAGAGGCTATGGGATATGTTGGTCGAGCGATATCAATACACTCTTCAAATGCCAAGAATATTATCCAATTGCTCTGCGAGCCATGTTCATACAGAAGGCCATGTCAATACACTGCGCATGAAATATGGCAACCAGCGAACGGATAAAGCCTATATCGTTCAACATGGCGGCGGGGCGACGACAGCGATACTGTCTGGCACAGATATACCCAAAGAACTGCAAGAGGAAAGCGACCTTTTTACATTTTTATTCTTCGGTAGAATAGAGCCTTACAAAGGACTCTCCATACTCTTATCCGCCTTTGACAAATTAGTCGAAAGTAATTTTTGCGGCCGACTCGTTATCGCCGGGGCCGGGGCCATCAAAGAGGACATTCGACTTCCATCTGGCCAATGCATACTGATCAATCGTTTTATTAAAGATACTGAAATCAGGTCGATATTGGAGCGCGCTAGCGTGGTAGTTCTCCCTTATGTGTCGGCAACGCAATCAGGGGTAATACCTCTCGCATATGAGTTTTCACGACCTGTAATTTGCTCAGATATTGGAGGGTTGCCAGAGATGGTGATTGCAGGGCAGACAGGGTTGATGGTTCCACCTGGTGATGTAGACGCTTTAGCAAACGCCATGAGATCGTTGGCAGAGGATCAAGACGTGACACGAAAGATGGGCGAGAAAGCAAGAGCCCACATGACGCAACACTTTTCATGGAAGACTGTCGCCCACCAACATCGCGCGAAGTACGCAACCCTGCTGACAGGGATAGAAGCTCAGAGAAGTACGGATTGGGATACTCAACGCAATGCAGATTGA
- a CDS encoding glycosyltransferase codes for MSSIARSESESCFEDAASMNTSTSCRPGKVVHVIGALAAGGAERFVSELVPHFIKCGIDVALIILSNRVDAVGSQMLLDLKRAGIKLHTGPTVKVGARTVLWYIHKLFEQKPSIVHLHTPNTELAHYLATRFYRYPHRIYRTLHSVKPPDALAMRLAIRANKAAISIACGEAVYQAHRKVMSDRIITVENGVRFNWPIRTDEISSAAKLKHGFKNNQFHFLIVGRMNHWNRQNSIKGHDTLIDAWKRGKLGERDCILHIVGDGDLRQKLTTLAEGDNSIIFHGIQSNVHEWLLAADCFVMPSRYEGLPIAGIEAAGTGLPCVFSDIAPLRELKVPQVLWVPVGDPEALSHALSWVAMERPSVDTAEVNQFRKRFDIKDVAQRYAELYLR; via the coding sequence ATGAGTAGCATTGCTCGTAGCGAGAGTGAGTCTTGTTTTGAAGATGCCGCAAGCATGAATACTTCTACATCATGCCGTCCAGGGAAGGTTGTGCATGTAATTGGTGCTCTAGCTGCGGGTGGGGCGGAGCGGTTCGTATCAGAACTAGTCCCGCACTTCATAAAGTGCGGCATTGACGTAGCTCTCATTATTCTGAGCAATAGAGTGGATGCCGTTGGCAGTCAGATGCTTCTTGATCTAAAGCGAGCGGGGATTAAACTGCATACTGGCCCGACAGTCAAAGTAGGAGCTAGAACAGTTCTTTGGTACATCCATAAATTATTTGAGCAAAAACCTAGCATCGTTCATTTGCATACCCCCAACACAGAGCTCGCACACTATTTAGCAACCCGCTTCTATAGGTACCCTCATAGAATCTACAGAACCCTACATAGTGTGAAACCACCGGATGCTCTTGCTATGAGGCTGGCTATACGAGCAAATAAAGCTGCTATCTCGATTGCTTGCGGCGAAGCAGTCTATCAAGCCCATCGGAAGGTCATGAGTGACAGGATCATAACAGTCGAAAATGGTGTGCGCTTTAACTGGCCGATTAGAACAGATGAGATCAGCTCAGCAGCGAAATTAAAGCATGGTTTTAAGAATAACCAATTTCACTTCCTAATTGTTGGAAGAATGAACCACTGGAACCGCCAGAACTCGATTAAGGGTCACGACACTCTGATAGATGCATGGAAACGAGGAAAGCTCGGAGAGAGAGATTGCATACTTCATATAGTGGGTGATGGCGATCTTCGTCAAAAGCTTACAACATTGGCGGAAGGCGACAACAGCATTATCTTTCACGGAATCCAGAGCAACGTCCATGAATGGTTATTAGCCGCAGACTGCTTTGTAATGCCAAGTCGCTATGAAGGCTTGCCTATTGCAGGCATAGAAGCGGCGGGGACAGGGCTTCCGTGTGTCTTCTCCGATATCGCGCCACTTCGAGAACTAAAAGTACCCCAAGTACTGTGGGTGCCGGTCGGAGATCCTGAGGCTTTGTCACATGCACTGAGTTGGGTGGCAATGGAGCGGCCTAGTGTGGACACAGCCGAGGTAAACCAATTTCGGAAACGATTTGACATTAAAGATGTTGCACAGAGGTACGCTGAATTGTACTTGCGTTAG
- a CDS encoding glycosyltransferase family 4 protein, with protein sequence MTPEDCRQDEKLERACLDENNYGLEDQNIWLHVELNRHKSTGLTLGIDASNIRTGGGVTHLEEVLRAASPSAQGFAKVIVWASQATLARIEDRPWLTKRSSPVLEGHYLRRALWQHNCLGVFARTEGCNLLFAPGGSFATDFRPVVTMSRNLLPFEWKELRRYGWNLHTLKFLLLRWIQGRSFRKANGVIFLTAYARNAVLEVTGTLQGECMIIPHGINPRFTKPPRTQRLFTDFTKAQPCRVLYVSIVDMYKHQWQVAEAVAKLRSEDIPIVLELVGPPAGGMNQLKETLHRVDPKETFITYRGAVPYEKLDAIYASADIGIFASSCENMPNILLEGMGAGLPMACSRMGPMPEILGDAGIYFDPEDAHSIARALRELIESPMLRAELAQAGFNRARTFSWTRCANETFGFLARIAHEASTGRGGNL encoded by the coding sequence ATGACACCCGAAGACTGCCGACAGGATGAGAAATTAGAGAGAGCCTGCCTGGATGAAAACAATTATGGTCTTGAAGACCAGAACATTTGGTTGCACGTGGAATTAAATAGGCACAAATCAACAGGCCTGACCCTTGGCATCGATGCTTCCAACATTCGAACAGGGGGTGGAGTAACTCACTTGGAAGAGGTCCTACGGGCTGCGAGCCCATCCGCACAAGGCTTTGCCAAGGTGATAGTTTGGGCTTCACAGGCGACCCTAGCTCGTATTGAAGATCGCCCCTGGCTGACGAAGCGTTCGAGCCCTGTATTGGAAGGCCACTACCTTCGCCGTGCGCTCTGGCAACACAATTGCTTAGGAGTATTCGCGAGGACAGAAGGCTGCAACCTTCTGTTCGCACCTGGCGGTTCATTCGCCACCGATTTCCGGCCAGTGGTAACTATGAGCCGAAATCTCCTGCCTTTTGAATGGAAGGAGTTGAGACGATACGGTTGGAATTTACACACCTTGAAGTTCCTCCTTTTACGATGGATACAGGGCCGCTCGTTTAGAAAGGCCAATGGAGTGATTTTTCTCACGGCGTATGCTCGTAATGCAGTCTTGGAAGTAACCGGTACATTGCAAGGCGAATGCATGATTATCCCGCACGGGATCAACCCCAGGTTTACGAAGCCTCCACGAACACAACGCCTTTTCACTGATTTCACAAAAGCTCAACCCTGCCGCGTGCTGTATGTTTCCATTGTTGATATGTACAAGCACCAATGGCAGGTTGCCGAGGCTGTTGCGAAACTTCGATCAGAAGATATACCGATTGTTTTGGAGTTGGTTGGGCCCCCTGCTGGGGGCATGAATCAGCTGAAAGAAACATTACATCGCGTAGATCCCAAAGAGACATTTATCACCTATCGCGGTGCAGTTCCTTACGAAAAGCTTGACGCAATTTATGCCTCCGCAGATATCGGTATATTTGCATCCAGCTGTGAGAACATGCCCAATATTCTGCTGGAAGGGATGGGAGCAGGCCTGCCGATGGCCTGCTCCCGTATGGGCCCTATGCCGGAAATTTTAGGCGATGCTGGGATTTATTTTGATCCGGAAGATGCTCATAGCATTGCTCGAGCCCTTCGTGAATTGATTGAATCGCCTATGTTACGGGCAGAGCTCGCGCAGGCAGGATTTAATCGTGCACGAACCTTTTCATGGACCCGGTGTGCGAATGAAACGTTTGGATTTCTGGCAAGAATTGCTCATGAAGCATCTACGGGGAGGGGAGGTAACTTGTGA
- a CDS encoding dTDP-4-dehydrorhamnose reductase family protein, producing MKVLVIGASGMLGNAVLRLFAESPEHQAYGSVRSNGALRFLPSHLHPNVIVDVDVENADNLTRLFAIVQPDMVINCVGLVKQLAEANDPLSAILINALFPHRLAQLCEVAGARLVHLSTDCIFSGTKGMYTETDASDAKDLYGRSKFLGEVNYPHAITLRTSIIGHELNGAHSLVGWFLSQEGTVKGFKRAIFSGLPTVEIARLIRDHVIPHPELHGLYHVSAKPISKFELLTIVATQYGKSIGIVPDETFVLDRSLDSTRFRAATGFDPAPWPELIRLMHAFS from the coding sequence GTGAAAGTATTAGTTATCGGGGCGTCTGGCATGCTTGGCAATGCAGTGCTTCGCCTCTTTGCAGAAAGTCCTGAGCACCAGGCTTATGGTTCTGTCCGCTCCAACGGTGCGTTACGATTTCTACCAAGCCACTTGCATCCAAATGTCATTGTGGATGTAGATGTGGAAAATGCAGACAATCTGACGCGTCTATTCGCCATTGTTCAACCAGATATGGTCATCAACTGCGTCGGCTTGGTCAAGCAGTTGGCTGAAGCAAACGACCCACTATCAGCCATTCTCATCAATGCACTTTTCCCGCACCGCCTGGCACAGCTCTGTGAAGTGGCCGGGGCACGCTTGGTACACCTGAGCACCGACTGTATTTTTTCAGGGACCAAAGGCATGTACACTGAAACCGACGCTTCCGATGCCAAAGACCTCTACGGTCGCAGTAAATTCCTGGGTGAAGTCAACTACCCACATGCCATTACGTTGCGCACCTCCATCATTGGCCACGAATTGAACGGGGCGCACAGCCTTGTGGGATGGTTTTTGTCGCAAGAGGGTACCGTCAAGGGTTTTAAGAGGGCAATTTTCTCAGGCCTACCCACCGTGGAAATAGCCCGGCTCATACGCGACCATGTTATCCCTCACCCTGAGCTTCATGGGTTGTACCACGTGTCGGCAAAGCCAATTAGCAAGTTTGAATTACTTACCATAGTAGCAACGCAGTATGGAAAATCCATTGGCATTGTGCCAGATGAGACGTTTGTGCTTGATCGTTCGTTGGATTCAACACGCTTTCGAGCTGCGACGGGCTTTGATCCTGCACCTTGGCCTGAGTTGATTCGTCTCATGCATGCTTTCAGTTAA
- a CDS encoding polysaccharide biosynthesis protein — MFKDKTLLITGGTGSFGNAVLRHFLPADFSEIRIFSRDEKKQEDMRIALKTDKVKFYIGDVRDYHSVHDALRGVDYVFHAAALKQVPSCEFYPMEAVRTNVLGTENVIRAAIAHKVKRCVVLSTDKAVYPINAMGISKAMMEKVMVAQSRLCDPGETVLCATRYGNVMASRGSVIPLFLSQLQAGKPLTLTDPNMTRFLMSLDESVHLVLYAFENARPGDIFVHKAPASTMGDLAQGMKEILSKANQVQVIGTRHGEKLYESLVSREEMARADDLGGYYRIPADSRDLNYNKYFVEGKVEISNFDDYTSHNTLRLDVEGVKRTLMKLDIIREALNA; from the coding sequence ATGTTCAAAGATAAGACCTTGTTGATCACTGGGGGGACCGGCTCATTTGGCAATGCAGTCCTCCGGCATTTCTTACCCGCTGACTTTTCCGAGATTCGCATTTTTAGCCGCGATGAGAAGAAACAGGAAGACATGCGTATCGCCTTAAAAACCGACAAGGTCAAATTTTACATCGGCGATGTACGCGATTACCACAGTGTGCATGACGCCCTGCGAGGCGTGGACTACGTGTTTCATGCGGCTGCCCTCAAACAGGTCCCTTCATGTGAGTTCTACCCGATGGAAGCGGTACGCACGAATGTGCTGGGCACTGAAAATGTCATCCGGGCTGCCATTGCCCATAAGGTGAAACGCTGCGTAGTGCTGAGTACGGATAAGGCTGTGTATCCAATTAACGCCATGGGTATTTCCAAAGCCATGATGGAAAAGGTAATGGTAGCCCAATCACGTTTATGTGACCCAGGGGAAACCGTGCTCTGTGCGACCCGCTATGGGAACGTAATGGCGTCTCGCGGATCGGTGATCCCGCTTTTCCTAAGCCAGTTGCAAGCAGGAAAACCGCTCACCCTTACGGACCCCAACATGACTCGCTTCTTGATGTCTCTCGATGAATCAGTACACCTGGTACTCTATGCGTTTGAGAATGCCCGTCCGGGAGACATTTTCGTGCATAAAGCTCCTGCATCGACAATGGGCGATTTAGCGCAAGGAATGAAAGAAATACTAAGCAAAGCCAATCAGGTCCAGGTGATTGGCACCCGACATGGCGAAAAGCTGTATGAGTCACTGGTGTCGCGTGAAGAAATGGCTAGGGCTGATGATTTAGGCGGCTACTACCGCATACCCGCTGACTCACGTGACTTGAACTACAATAAGTATTTCGTAGAAGGCAAAGTTGAGATTTCTAACTTCGACGACTACACCTCCCACAACACCCTTCGGTTGGACGTTGAAGGCGTAAAACGTACATTGATGAAGCTCGACATCATTCGCGAGGCACTCAATGCGTAA